A genomic region of Candidatus Pseudomonas phytovorans contains the following coding sequences:
- the iscX gene encoding Fe-S cluster assembly protein IscX — protein MSLKWIDVLEIAIQLAESKPDVDPKYVNFVDLHRWVLALPEFSDDPSRGGEKVLEAIQAAWIDEAD, from the coding sequence ATGAGTCTGAAATGGATTGATGTACTTGAGATCGCCATCCAGCTTGCAGAAAGCAAGCCGGACGTTGATCCTAAATATGTGAATTTCGTCGATCTGCACCGCTGGGTGCTGGCATTGCCAGAATTTAGCGACGATCCGTCACGCGGCGGTGAGAAAGTGCTCGAGGCCATCCAGGCGGCCTGGATTGACGAAGCCGACTAA
- the fdx gene encoding ISC system 2Fe-2S type ferredoxin yields MPLVTFLPHEKFCPEGLTVEVPTGTNILELAHDHHIEMESACGGVKACTTCHCIVRKGFDSLEEADELEEDMLDKAWGLEAQSRLGCQVVVADEDIVIEIPKYSLNHAAEAPH; encoded by the coding sequence ATGCCGCTGGTGACATTCCTGCCGCACGAGAAGTTTTGCCCCGAGGGGCTGACCGTGGAGGTGCCGACCGGGACCAACATCCTGGAACTGGCCCACGATCATCACATCGAGATGGAAAGCGCCTGCGGCGGCGTCAAGGCCTGTACCACGTGCCACTGCATCGTGCGCAAAGGTTTCGACTCGCTTGAAGAAGCCGACGAGCTGGAAGAGGACATGCTGGACAAAGCCTGGGGCCTGGAAGCGCAGTCGCGCCTGGGTTGCCAGGTGGTTGTCGCTGACGAAGACATCGTCATCGAGATCCCCAAGTATTCGCTCAACCACGCCGCCGAAGCGCCGCACTGA
- the hscA gene encoding Fe-S protein assembly chaperone HscA, protein MALLQIAEPGQTPQPHQRRLAVGIDLGTTNSLVAALRSGRSEPLPDAQGNVILPSAVRYLEGRIEVGQAARDAASSDPLNTVLSVKRLMGRGLADVKQLGEQLPYRFVGGESHMPFIDTVQGPKSPVEVSADILKVLRERAEATLGGELVGAVITVPAYFDDAQRQATKDAARLAGLNVLRLLNEPTAAAVAYGLDQNAEGVVAIYDLGGGTFDISILRLTAGVFEVLATGGDTALGGDDFDHAIASWIIEQAGLSSDLDPATQRALLQTACAAKEALTDADVVSVSHGSWQGDLSRTAFEAMIEPLVARSLKACRRAVRDSGVELEEVSAVVMVGGSTRVPRVREAVGALFGRAPMTSIDPDQVVAIGAAIQADTLAGNRREGGELLLLDVIPLSLGLETMGGLMEKVIPRNTTIPVARAQEFTTYKDGQSAMMIHVLQGERELISDCRSLARFELRGIPAMVAGAAKIRVTFQVDADGLLSVAARELGSGVEASIQVKPSYGLTDGEIARMLKDSFEHAGSDKQARQLREHQVDGERLLEAVQGALDADGERLLSSDERDAIAFQMQELRDLLAGTDGPAIEQQTKRLSQVTDAFAARRLDSTVKAALAGRNLNEIEE, encoded by the coding sequence ATGGCCCTACTGCAGATTGCCGAACCCGGTCAAACCCCTCAGCCGCATCAGCGCCGCCTGGCGGTGGGGATCGACCTGGGTACCACCAACTCTCTGGTCGCTGCACTGCGCAGCGGTCGTAGCGAGCCCCTGCCTGATGCGCAGGGTAACGTCATTCTGCCGTCCGCGGTGCGCTACCTCGAAGGGCGCATCGAAGTGGGGCAGGCTGCACGTGATGCTGCTTCCAGCGACCCGCTGAACACTGTGCTGTCGGTCAAACGCCTGATGGGGCGCGGCCTGGCCGACGTCAAGCAACTGGGCGAGCAGCTGCCTTACCGCTTTGTTGGCGGTGAGTCGCACATGCCGTTCATCGACACCGTGCAGGGGCCGAAAAGCCCGGTGGAAGTGTCCGCCGATATCCTAAAGGTGCTGCGCGAACGCGCCGAAGCGACCCTGGGTGGCGAGCTGGTAGGCGCGGTGATCACAGTGCCGGCCTATTTCGACGACGCCCAGCGCCAAGCCACCAAGGACGCTGCGCGCCTGGCCGGTCTGAACGTGCTGCGCCTGCTCAACGAACCGACCGCCGCCGCCGTTGCCTATGGCCTGGACCAGAACGCCGAAGGCGTGGTGGCCATCTATGACCTGGGCGGCGGTACCTTCGATATTTCCATCCTGCGCCTGACCGCCGGTGTATTCGAAGTGCTGGCTACCGGTGGCGATACCGCCCTGGGTGGTGACGATTTCGACCACGCCATTGCCAGCTGGATCATCGAACAGGCTGGCCTGTCGTCCGATCTGGACCCGGCCACCCAGCGTGCGTTGCTGCAAACTGCCTGCGCCGCCAAGGAAGCCCTGACCGACGCCGACGTGGTCAGCGTCAGCCATGGCAGCTGGCAGGGCGACCTGAGCCGCACCGCCTTTGAGGCGATGATCGAGCCGTTGGTTGCCCGCAGCCTCAAAGCCTGCCGCCGCGCCGTGCGCGACAGTGGTGTCGAGCTCGAAGAAGTCAGTGCTGTCGTCATGGTCGGTGGTTCGACCCGTGTGCCGCGTGTGCGCGAAGCGGTGGGTGCGCTGTTCGGTCGCGCCCCGATGACCTCGATCGACCCCGACCAGGTCGTCGCCATTGGCGCCGCCATTCAGGCCGACACCCTGGCCGGTAACCGCCGCGAAGGTGGCGAACTGCTGCTGCTTGATGTCATTCCACTGTCGCTTGGTCTTGAGACCATGGGCGGGCTGATGGAAAAGGTGATCCCGCGCAACACCACCATTCCGGTGGCACGTGCCCAGGAGTTCACGACTTATAAAGATGGCCAGTCGGCCATGATGATCCACGTCCTGCAAGGCGAGCGCGAGCTGATCAGCGACTGCCGCTCGCTGGCACGTTTCGAGCTGCGCGGTATCCCGGCGATGGTTGCCGGTGCTGCGAAAATCCGCGTCACCTTTCAGGTGGATGCCGACGGCCTGCTCAGCGTTGCTGCCCGCGAACTGGGTTCGGGCGTGGAAGCCAGCATTCAGGTCAAGCCGTCCTACGGCCTGACCGACGGCGAAATCGCCCGTATGCTCAAGGACTCCTTCGAACACGCAGGTTCCGACAAGCAGGCCCGCCAGTTGCGCGAGCACCAGGTGGACGGCGAGCGCCTGCTCGAAGCGGTACAAGGCGCCCTGGACGCCGACGGAGAGCGCCTGCTCAGCAGTGACGAGCGCGATGCCATTGCATTCCAGATGCAGGAACTACGTGATTTGCTCGCCGGCACCGATGGCCCAGCCATCGAGCAACAGACCAAGCGTCTGTCGCAGGTGACCGACGCATTTGCCGCCCGTCGCCTTGATTCGACGGTCAAAGCCGCACTGGCCGGGCGCAACCTGAATGAGATCGAGGAGTAA
- the hscB gene encoding co-chaperone HscB, which translates to MGTPCHYALFDLQPSFRLDLDKLATRYRELAREVHPDRFADASEREQRVALEKSAALNDAYQTLRSAPRRARYLLAISGHEVPQEVTVHDPEFLLQQMELREELEELQDEADLDGVGVFKKRLKAAQDTLNEDFAACWDAPGEREKAERLMRRMQFLDKLAQEVRQLEERLDD; encoded by the coding sequence GTGGGTACTCCTTGTCATTACGCATTGTTTGACCTCCAGCCAAGCTTCCGCCTGGATCTCGACAAGCTGGCCACTCGCTATCGCGAGCTGGCCCGCGAAGTCCATCCCGACCGCTTTGCCGACGCTTCCGAGCGCGAGCAGCGCGTAGCGCTGGAAAAGTCCGCAGCCCTCAACGACGCCTACCAGACGCTGCGCAGTGCGCCGCGTCGTGCCCGCTATTTGCTGGCCATCAGCGGCCATGAAGTGCCTCAGGAAGTCACGGTCCACGACCCGGAATTCCTGTTGCAGCAGATGGAGTTGCGTGAAGAGCTAGAAGAGCTGCAGGACGAAGCCGACCTTGACGGTGTCGGTGTGTTCAAAAAGCGCCTCAAGGCCGCCCAGGACACGCTGAACGAGGACTTTGCCGCCTGCTGGGATGCCCCAGGCGAGCGCGAAAAGGCCGAGCGCCTGATGCGCCGTATGCAGTTCCTCGACAAGCTCGCCCAAGAAGTGCGCCAACTGGAAGAGCGCCTCGACGATTAA
- the iscA gene encoding iron-sulfur cluster assembly protein IscA, which produces MAISMTEAAANHIRRSLDGRGKGEGIRLGVRTTGCSGLAYVLEFVDEMADEDTVFENHGVKVIIDPKSLVYLDGTELDFVKEGLNEGFKFNNPNVRGECGCGESFNV; this is translated from the coding sequence ATGGCTATCAGCATGACAGAAGCCGCCGCCAACCACATTCGCCGCTCCCTCGACGGGCGCGGCAAGGGTGAAGGCATTCGCCTGGGCGTGCGCACCACCGGTTGCTCGGGCCTGGCCTACGTGCTGGAGTTCGTCGACGAAATGGCGGACGAAGACACCGTGTTCGAGAACCATGGCGTGAAGGTGATCATCGATCCCAAGAGCCTGGTCTACCTCGACGGCACCGAGCTGGATTTCGTCAAGGAAGGGTTGAACGAAGGCTTCAAGTTCAACAACCCCAACGTGCGCGGTGAATGTGGCTGCGGCGAAAGCTTCAACGTTTGA
- the iscU gene encoding Fe-S cluster assembly scaffold IscU: MAYSEKVIDHYENPRNVGKMNAEDPDVGTGMVGAPACGDVMRLQIKVNEQGVIEDAKFKTYGCGSAIASSSLATEWMKGKTLDEAETIKNTQLAEELALPPVKIHCSVLAEDAIKAAVRDYKQKKGLI, translated from the coding sequence ATGGCATACAGTGAAAAGGTCATCGACCACTACGAAAACCCACGCAACGTCGGCAAGATGAATGCCGAGGATCCGGATGTCGGTACCGGCATGGTCGGCGCCCCAGCGTGCGGCGACGTGATGCGTCTGCAGATCAAGGTCAACGAGCAGGGCGTTATTGAAGACGCCAAGTTCAAGACCTACGGCTGCGGTTCGGCCATCGCTTCCAGCTCCCTCGCCACCGAGTGGATGAAGGGCAAGACCCTGGACGAAGCCGAAACCATCAAGAACACCCAGCTGGCCGAAGAACTGGCGTTGCCGCCGGTCAAGATCCACTGCTCGGTACTCGCCGAAGATGCCATCAAGGCAGCTGTACGCGATTACAAACAGAAGAAAGGCTTGATCTAA
- a CDS encoding IscS subfamily cysteine desulfurase, whose protein sequence is MKLPIYLDYSATTPVDPRVAQKMADCLLVDGNFGNPASRSHVFGWKAEEAVENGRRQVAELINADPREIVWTSGATESDNLALKGVAHFYQTKGKHIITSKIEHKAVLDTARQLEREGFEVTYLEPGEDGIVTPAMVEAVLRDDTILVSLMHVNNEVGSINDIAAIGELTRSRGVLFHVDAAQSAGKVEIDLQKLKVDLMSFSAHKVYGPKGIGALYVSRKPRVRLEAMVHGGGHERGMRSGTLPTHQIVGMGEAFAIAKQEMAAENVRIKALSDRFFKQVSDLEELYVNGSQTARVPHNLNLSFNYVEGESLLMSLKDIAVSSGSACTSASLEPSYVLRALGRNDELAHSSIRFSFGRFTSEEEVDYAAQEVCKAVNKLRELSPLWDMYKDGVDISKIEWAAH, encoded by the coding sequence ATGAAGTTGCCGATCTACCTCGATTACTCCGCGACCACCCCGGTCGACCCACGCGTAGCCCAGAAGATGGCCGACTGCCTGCTGGTTGACGGGAACTTCGGTAACCCGGCCTCGCGCTCCCACGTCTTTGGCTGGAAGGCTGAAGAAGCGGTCGAGAACGGTCGCCGCCAGGTGGCCGAGCTGATCAACGCCGATCCGCGCGAAATCGTCTGGACCAGTGGTGCCACCGAGTCCGACAACCTTGCACTGAAAGGTGTCGCGCACTTCTATCAGACCAAGGGCAAGCACATCATCACCTCCAAGATCGAGCACAAGGCGGTCCTGGATACCGCTCGCCAGCTGGAGCGTGAAGGTTTTGAAGTCACCTACCTGGAACCGGGCGAAGACGGCATCGTCACCCCGGCCATGGTAGAAGCGGTGCTGCGCGACGACACCATCCTGGTCTCGCTGATGCACGTGAACAACGAAGTCGGCTCGATCAACGACATCGCCGCCATCGGTGAACTGACCCGTTCGCGCGGCGTACTGTTCCACGTCGACGCCGCCCAGTCGGCCGGCAAGGTCGAAATCGACCTGCAAAAGCTGAAAGTCGACCTGATGTCGTTCTCTGCGCACAAGGTCTACGGCCCTAAAGGCATCGGCGCGCTGTACGTCAGCCGCAAGCCGCGCGTGCGCCTGGAAGCCATGGTTCACGGTGGTGGTCACGAGCGCGGCATGCGTTCGGGCACCCTGCCAACCCACCAGATCGTCGGCATGGGCGAAGCGTTCGCCATTGCCAAGCAGGAAATGGCCGCAGAAAACGTGCGCATCAAGGCCCTGAGCGACCGCTTCTTCAAGCAGGTCTCGGACCTTGAAGAGCTTTACGTCAACGGCAGCCAGACTGCCCGCGTGCCACATAACCTGAACCTGAGCTTCAACTACGTCGAAGGCGAATCGCTGCTGATGTCGCTGAAGGACATTGCCGTATCGTCCGGTTCGGCGTGCACCTCCGCTTCGCTCGAGCCGTCGTATGTACTGCGTGCTCTGGGCCGTAACGACGAACTGGCACACAGCTCGATCCGCTTCTCCTTCGGCCGCTTCACCAGCGAAGAAGAAGTCGACTACGCCGCGCAGGAAGTCTGCAAGGCAGTCAACAAACTGCGCGAACTGTCCCCGCTGTGGGACATGTACAAAGACGGCGTCGACATCTCCAAGATCGAGTGGGCCGCCCACTAA
- the iscR gene encoding Fe-S cluster assembly transcriptional regulator IscR, producing the protein MRLTTKGRYAVTAMLDLALHAQHGPVSLADISERQGISLSYLEQLFAKLRRSSLVSSVRGPGGGYQLSRGMETIQVAQVIDAVNESVDATRCQGLGDCHAGDTCLTHHLWCDLSQQIHEFLSGISLADLVMRREVQEVAQRQDLRRVAGRTAQLDKIETSAVD; encoded by the coding sequence ATGCGACTGACTACCAAAGGCCGATACGCCGTGACTGCCATGCTCGACCTGGCGTTGCACGCGCAGCATGGGCCGGTGTCTCTGGCCGATATTTCCGAGCGCCAGGGCATTTCCCTCTCTTATCTGGAACAGCTGTTCGCCAAGCTGCGCCGCAGCAGCCTGGTTTCCAGCGTGCGTGGTCCAGGTGGCGGCTACCAGCTGTCGCGGGGCATGGAAACCATCCAGGTAGCCCAGGTCATCGACGCGGTCAACGAGTCGGTCGATGCCACCCGTTGCCAGGGCCTTGGGGACTGCCATGCCGGTGATACCTGCCTGACCCACCACCTGTGGTGCGACCTCAGTCAGCAGATCCATGAATTCCTCAGTGGCATCAGCCTGGCCGACCTTGTCATGCGCCGCGAGGTGCAGGAAGTCGCTCAGCGCCAGGACCTGCGTCGTGTTGCAGGCCGAACCGCCCAGCTGGACAAGATTGAGACGTCAGCCGTCGATTGA
- the cysE gene encoding serine O-acetyltransferase: protein MFERLREDIQSVFHRDPAARNAFEVLTCYPGMHAIWLHRLGNALWKRDFKWLARLVSNFGRWMTGIEIHPGATIGRRFFIDHGMGIVIGETAEIGDDVTLYQGVTLGGTSWNKGKRHPTLENGVVVGAGAKVLGPFTVGAGAKIGSNAVVTKAVPAGATAVGIPGRIIVKSEDTEVEAKRKAMAEKIGFDAYGVSGDMPDPVARAIGQMLDHLQAVDERLEGMCGALTKMGSDYCAKELPALPEDDFTEVTQAAQRDTQSH, encoded by the coding sequence ATGTTCGAACGCCTGCGTGAAGATATTCAAAGCGTATTCCACCGTGACCCGGCTGCGCGCAATGCCTTCGAGGTGCTCACCTGCTACCCGGGCATGCATGCCATCTGGCTGCACCGCCTGGGCAATGCCTTGTGGAAGCGTGATTTCAAGTGGCTGGCCCGCCTGGTGTCCAACTTCGGTCGCTGGATGACCGGTATCGAGATCCACCCCGGTGCCACCATTGGCCGACGCTTCTTTATTGACCACGGCATGGGCATCGTCATCGGCGAAACCGCCGAGATCGGCGATGACGTCACCCTTTACCAGGGTGTGACCCTGGGCGGCACCAGCTGGAATAAAGGCAAGCGCCATCCCACCCTGGAAAACGGCGTGGTGGTGGGGGCGGGCGCCAAGGTGCTGGGCCCGTTCACTGTCGGCGCCGGGGCCAAGATCGGCTCCAATGCGGTGGTGACCAAGGCCGTACCGGCCGGCGCCACGGCTGTGGGTATCCCGGGGCGGATCATCGTCAAGAGCGAGGACACCGAAGTCGAGGCCAAGCGCAAGGCCATGGCCGAGAAGATCGGCTTCGATGCCTATGGCGTCAGCGGCGACATGCCCGACCCGGTAGCCCGTGCAATCGGCCAGATGCTCGACCACTTGCAGGCGGTCGACGAGCGGCTGGAGGGTATGTGTGGTGCCCTGACCAAGATGGGTAGCGACTACTGCGCCAAAGAGCTGCCGGCCCTTCCGGAAGACGACTTTACCGAGGTTACCCAGGCGGCCCAGCGCGACACTCAGTCGCATTGA
- the trmJ gene encoding tRNA (cytosine(32)/uridine(32)-2'-O)-methyltransferase TrmJ codes for MLQNIRVVLVNTSHPGNIGGAARAMKNMGLSRLVLVQPKEFPAQEASARASGADDVLDNAQVVDSLEQALVGCNLVMGTSARERSIPWPLIGPRECGAKAVEHAKGGEEIALVFGREHAGLTNEELQRCHFHVHIPSNPDFSSLNLAAAVQVLSYEVRMASLAAGEAPAKVEKVDANELATMDEMELFYDHLEKTLVGIGFLDPAKPKHLMPRLRRLYGRSAVERTELSILRGILTETQKVVRGEPHKRKD; via the coding sequence TTGCTGCAAAATATTCGTGTTGTTCTGGTCAATACCAGCCACCCCGGCAACATCGGCGGCGCTGCGCGTGCCATGAAAAACATGGGCTTGTCGCGCCTGGTGCTGGTGCAGCCGAAAGAATTCCCCGCCCAGGAGGCCAGTGCCCGCGCCTCAGGTGCCGACGATGTGCTGGATAACGCCCAGGTGGTCGACAGCCTTGAGCAGGCGCTGGTCGGCTGTAACCTGGTGATGGGTACCAGCGCCCGCGAGCGCAGTATTCCCTGGCCATTGATCGGCCCGCGCGAGTGCGGCGCCAAGGCGGTAGAGCATGCCAAGGGTGGCGAAGAGATCGCCCTGGTGTTCGGGCGCGAACACGCCGGCCTGACCAACGAAGAACTGCAGCGATGTCACTTCCACGTGCACATTCCCTCCAACCCCGACTTCAGTTCGCTGAACCTGGCTGCCGCTGTGCAGGTGCTCTCTTACGAGGTGCGCATGGCCTCGCTGGCCGCCGGTGAAGCGCCCGCTAAAGTCGAGAAGGTTGACGCCAACGAGCTGGCGACCATGGACGAAATGGAGCTGTTTTATGACCACCTCGAGAAAACTCTGGTGGGCATCGGCTTCCTTGACCCCGCAAAGCCCAAGCACCTGATGCCGCGCCTGCGCCGGCTGTATGGGCGTAGCGCGGTCGAGCGTACGGAATTGAGCATTTTGCGCGGCATCCTTACCGAGACCCAGAAAGTGGTCCGGGGCGAGCCGCATAAACGGAAGGACTGA
- the suhB gene encoding inositol-phosphate phosphatase: protein MQPMLNIALRAARSASELIFRSIERLDTIKVDEKEAKDYVSEVDRAAEQKIVDALRKAYPNHSIQGEETGMHAGTGEEGKDYLWVIDPLDGTTNFLRGIPHFAVSIACKYRGRLEHAVVLDPVRQEEFTASRGRGAQLNGRRLRVSSRTSLEGALLGTGFPFRDGQMADMDNYLGMFRALTGQTAGIRRAGSASLDLAYVAAGRFDAFWESGLSEWDMAAGVLLIQEAGGLVSDFNGGHDFLEKGHIVAGNIKCFKAVLTAIQPHLPESMKR from the coding sequence ATGCAGCCTATGCTGAATATCGCCCTGCGCGCCGCTCGCAGCGCCAGTGAACTGATTTTCCGCTCCATCGAACGCTTGGATACCATCAAGGTCGATGAGAAAGAGGCCAAGGACTACGTTTCCGAAGTTGATCGCGCTGCCGAACAAAAAATCGTCGACGCCCTGCGCAAGGCCTACCCGAACCACTCCATTCAGGGTGAAGAGACGGGCATGCACGCGGGCACCGGCGAAGAAGGCAAAGACTACCTGTGGGTCATCGATCCACTGGACGGCACCACCAACTTCCTGCGCGGCATCCCCCATTTCGCAGTCAGCATTGCCTGCAAATACCGTGGCCGCCTTGAGCACGCCGTGGTACTCGACCCGGTACGCCAGGAAGAATTCACCGCCAGCCGTGGCCGTGGCGCCCAGCTCAATGGCCGCCGCCTGCGCGTCAGCTCGCGCACCAGCCTGGAAGGCGCCCTGCTGGGTACCGGCTTCCCGTTCCGTGATGGCCAGATGGCCGACATGGACAACTACCTGGGGATGTTCCGCGCCCTGACCGGCCAGACCGCAGGCATCCGCCGCGCCGGCTCCGCCAGCCTGGACCTGGCCTACGTGGCCGCTGGCCGCTTCGACGCCTTCTGGGAGTCGGGCCTGTCCGAGTGGGACATGGCAGCCGGCGTGCTGCTGATCCAGGAAGCCGGCGGCCTGGTGAGCGACTTCAACGGTGGCCACGACTTCCTCGAGAAGGGCCACATCGTTGCAGGCAACATCAAGTGCTTCAAGGCCGTGCTGACTGCTATCCAGCCGCACCTGCCAGAAAGCATGAAGCGCTAA
- a CDS encoding glycine zipper 2TM domain-containing protein yields the protein MNKSMLVGAVLGAVGVTAGGAVATYSLVNKGPEVAQVTDVQPIKQQVKTPREVCKDVAVTRQAPVKDQHQIAGTVVGALAGGLLGNQIGGGTGKKIATVAGAVGGGYAGNKVQEGMQQRDTYTTTQTRCNTVHDISEKVVGYNVTYSIGDQVGKVKMDREPGSTIPLDKNGKLILSEAAQ from the coding sequence GTGAATAAATCAATGCTGGTGGGTGCGGTGCTGGGTGCTGTCGGTGTAACTGCCGGAGGTGCTGTGGCGACCTACAGCTTGGTAAACAAAGGCCCCGAAGTCGCCCAGGTGACTGACGTGCAGCCGATCAAGCAGCAGGTGAAAACCCCGCGTGAAGTGTGCAAGGACGTAGCTGTGACGCGCCAGGCGCCGGTCAAGGACCAGCACCAGATCGCCGGTACCGTGGTCGGTGCCCTGGCGGGCGGCTTGCTGGGTAACCAGATTGGTGGCGGTACTGGCAAGAAGATCGCCACCGTGGCCGGTGCGGTCGGTGGTGGCTATGCCGGTAACAAGGTGCAGGAAGGCATGCAGCAGCGTGACACCTACACCACCACGCAAACCCGTTGTAATACAGTCCATGACATCAGCGAGAAGGTGGTGGGTTACAACGTGACCTATTCCATTGGCGACCAGGTCGGTAAGGTCAAGATGGATCGCGAGCCGGGCTCGACCATTCCGCTGGACAAGAATGGCAAGTTGATCCTGAGCGAAGCAGCCCAGTGA
- the secF gene encoding protein translocase subunit SecF, which produces MKTINFMGVRNVAFAITVLLTVLALFSWWQKGLNFGLDFTGGTLIELTYERPADLKAVRAELVESGFHDAVVQSFGATTDLLVRMPGDDPQLGNKVAAALQKLGGDNPAVVKRVEFVGPQVGEELRDQGGMGMLLALGGILIYLAFRFQWKFAVGAIISLIHDVVVTLGILSFFQITFDLTVLAAVLAIIGYSLNDTIVVFDRVRENFRVMRKASLIENINVSTTQTLLRTIATSVSTLLAIAALLFFGGDNLFGFSLALFIGVMAGTYSSIYIANVVLIWLNLNSEDLIPPVKAEGVDERP; this is translated from the coding sequence ATGAAAACCATCAACTTCATGGGCGTGCGCAATGTCGCGTTCGCCATCACCGTGCTCCTCACCGTGCTGGCGCTGTTCAGCTGGTGGCAGAAGGGCCTGAACTTTGGCCTGGACTTCACCGGGGGTACGCTGATCGAGCTGACCTACGAGCGCCCGGCCGACCTCAAGGCGGTACGTGCCGAGCTGGTCGAGTCTGGTTTCCACGATGCCGTGGTGCAGAGCTTTGGTGCTACTACCGACTTGCTGGTGCGTATGCCGGGCGATGACCCGCAACTGGGCAACAAGGTCGCTGCAGCGCTGCAGAAGCTCGGTGGCGACAACCCGGCTGTGGTCAAGCGTGTCGAGTTCGTTGGCCCGCAGGTCGGTGAAGAGCTGCGCGACCAAGGTGGCATGGGCATGCTGCTGGCGTTGGGCGGCATCCTTATCTACCTGGCCTTCCGCTTCCAGTGGAAGTTCGCTGTGGGTGCGATCATTTCGCTGATCCACGACGTGGTGGTCACCCTGGGTATCCTGTCGTTCTTCCAGATTACCTTCGACCTTACGGTGCTGGCGGCAGTACTGGCGATCATTGGTTACTCGCTGAACGACACCATCGTCGTGTTCGACCGGGTGCGTGAGAACTTCCGCGTCATGCGCAAGGCCTCGCTGATCGAGAACATCAACGTTTCGACCACTCAGACCCTGCTGCGTACCATCGCCACCTCGGTTTCGACCTTGTTGGCCATTGCTGCGCTGCTGTTCTTCGGTGGCGACAACCTGTTCGGCTTCTCGCTGGCCCTGTTCATCGGCGTCATGGCCGGTACCTACTCGTCGATCTACATCGCCAACGTGGTACTGATCTGGCTGAACCTGAACAGCGAAGACCTGATTCCGCCGGTCAAGGCTGAAGGTGTGGACGAGCGCCCGTAA